A genomic window from Betta splendens chromosome 24, fBetSpl5.4, whole genome shotgun sequence includes:
- the LOC114849727 gene encoding MAX gene-associated protein-like isoform X2, with translation MPATDSPLTAMKDHHHEGVEEDEKGLSNISPSPTASLLSSPPFQTTTGPNCAGETVIENKAVSMANGDCSSALSSPAEASPAKPAATPTKIEGTDENSSSTSCVAPAPDFLTREGTSHVNVSEPDSPLSCVLPSKTFGKPGNELPAVLTFKGVSVTLENNSVWKQFHQCGTEMILTKQGRRMFPYCRYRLAGLDPEQLYSLVLSIVPSDQKRYRWGTSKWEVTGPAEHQGAQGVIRAYSHHYSPCRGADWMGGLVSFYKLKLTNNTQDVDGHIILHSLHRYIPRLHVIPVPDGVAPTYGQPVAMGPESMTFTFPQTEFMAVTTYQNFRITQLKINHNPFAKGFREDSSNSRLNKANAGAQQLINMEAPPSVIKSPELDESKEWAIDLSMKNNAVSASVSPVQETRLVLKPIMSASAHNDEPYVPCLRGKHSLGELVLVEKSPRVEPNEENPAVSPTPELQQDFKSKETFISPTRSTSTPKSSLGYRRRRKRINRRWGNAHGREWKAPSASPTVLHSPSLTASMQPELDDVEGLLFVSFSTKEALEVHVGDKPVNSLSSISPVAQASPMPLKETVEVNPETDEEKIARLETLLIQDLKSFKHRQVIHPVLQEVGLKLSSLDPTKSIDLQYLGVRLPLPPPDLPEKDTTAQPDTGLPFTSRTGKTSDMTKIKGWRNKFIRKKDTSSNCDGQQKNLSAFCSNRLDEYLESEAQQISERAAAFSTSPEASVAYQLPAKGSSYVKTLDSILKERKPIPRFPVGANRPCPLSYKPLLYSALAAPPPPLRSPADQAEARSMQQSASSYTQADTERAPSESGNARSVSLKLPKCHQGISQKPAFLQNQGMANKPSNLTKFQLKLQQMEIETQNQGLSRTQLTPDRLSVALSVMLTKEMLPNQVLKVAQYQKHDADGLECGQEFCRLGCVCSSLNHSNRFLHCQRPACMFGCACFKSRITKQMSVGETEYEGQPVYTMTKLDHEVQPRLGYSTKLWNRNVHNADPEPLFIPNRPQTLVVSKVVKRCGVPHPTQPMREEDKDPVYRYLESMMTCARVRQFNSKPPPVVNIPNIPDAPTEPTTTTDNPPKQYYRTVTTVKKTENTTEDSTDSESEARTQIQIQSACDWTKDRKMVIDALCRRMSQKKLSQRFYAGPYRIRPITKIFMRKPSGSIVTYRVQISKQSKDSDSDVDEFKDSDEEKHTNKNLNAEEKDDQTEDSEMLFGVMPLLSRVLPAGKLIALTKPSNCQAQGLIQVNGKSYNQARLLLGNIGSLHPANRLAAYVTGRIHGPGHVMYKNFQKPDPLQKSNAESAVRIKAAGTVVPPVITARKTTEPKIPHQEPAQLFQLDSVKRESTAFSQHSQNSTMFFSNQRNPVSPFQNRSSTSPVSLTVSPSLKTPSFLAQSGTYSFRICPPSNQSTKGQTLPGVSLPGGFTLIQLPKPVAGEAEKQSDSVNLTNISGVDEDQAQKCSLLNFDQSANTANTSWLGSGTYNAVKEDVEDTPVERGSSFDLTHKEKTSSDKSRQSNLDVASEASSSNSSDYSGDDDDDEMVDVETVEDIKQASAITKMKQAVAKVSQKSRNVLRSVKEHSVQDQVDSDESLESTRRRNHVALERLRRSEQRSLFDKLQTVLQTDPRSPRLRLLSMAVKEIRNLVATSKYLEDQKKRLMQVQALYIKRLSLLSGKSSKLIEHKLKEICERQKVREKTMKWKPYFSQLLQSRAVLLQAISSQDKLKSPPLLQPDFVTASPQTVPLPSASINSDSQTRPQPQLNLHATFAQSSAQTNETLPQSPKAVSSPSQTAVTAAPEQLQNQPSEPVASFHVDQLWSTFKGQEVSGPPAQITTSDSQSKPSRDPERDAASSKDSTPISTSPSKSVTLPLIRSKTGRIILPSSLKPSGQGIYTLMVVKAKKKGEVDEMNSSTNAPPSYMDPSKNLGKEERSLSTGEQPLDSESCSTLVKVKTGSELKRKQSEKSPESSSEADLKQTLSTACLKFKLLPAEVRDEPEPKSAEVPRSRGRPPKRLILPDDKKEQVATGKDTSTQAVKSPATVSGDVSADSPVPVKRKRGRPPKSASSKASAKKEHCASKSTVVQSYRNIKPKPSFAEKDLLGSSTSRPLTRGALGKDFPSAKRRSWIDVEKELEAENVFE, from the exons ATGCCTGCTACTGATTCTCCGCTCACAGCCATGAAGGACCACCACCATGAAGGAGTGGAGGAAGATGAGAAGGGCCTGTCCAACATTTCCCCTTCACCTACCGCGTCCCTTTTGTCAAGTCCTCCTTTTCAAACCACTACAGGACCCAATTGCGCTGGTGAGACGGTCATCGAAAACAAAGCTGTGTCCATGGCAAATGGCGACTGCAGCTCGGCCCTCTCCTCGCCCGCTGAAGCCAGCCCCGCCAAGCCTGCTGCTACACCTACCAAAATAGAAGGGACTGATGAaaacagctcctccacctcatgTGTCGCACCTGCACCAGACTTCTTAACACGCGAAGGAACAAGCCATGTAAACGTATCGGAACCAGACTCGCCGCTATCGTGTGTGTTGCCATCTAAAACGTTTGGCAAACCGGGGAATGAATTACCTGCTGTGCTGACCTTCAAAGGTGTCAGTGTCACCCTGGAGAATAACAGTGTGTGGAAGCAGTTCCACCAGTGTGGGACCGAGATGATTCTGACCAAACAGGGGCGCCGCATGTTCCCGTACTGCCGCTATCGCCTGGCAGGCCTGGATCCTGAACAGCTATACAGCCTGGTTTTGTCCATTGTACCGTCTGACCAAAAAAGGTACCGTTGGGGTACATCCAAATGGGAGGTCACTGGACCAGCGGAGCACCAGGGTGCCCAGGGTGTGATCCGTGCTTACTCGCACCATTACTCTCCCTGCAGAGGCGCCGACTGGATGGGTGGCTTGGTGTCCTTCTACAAACTCAAGCTGACCAACAATACCCAAGACGTGGATGGTCATATAATACTACACTCCTTGCACCGTTACATTCCAAGATTACATGTGATACCTGTGCCAGATGGGGTTGCCCCCACGTATGGCCAGCCTGTGGCCATGGGACCAGAGAGCATGACCTTTACTTTTCCACAAACTGAATTTATGGCTGTAACAACTTATCAGAACTTCCGGATCACCCAGCTAAAAATCAACCACAATCCGTTTGCAAAGGGGTTCCGAGAGGACTCGAGCAACTCCCGCCTGAACAAGGCAAATGCAGGGGCTCAGCAGTTGATAAACATGGAAGCTCCGCCGTCTGTCATTAAGTCACCTGAACTCGACGAAAGCAAAGAATGGGCTATTGATCTCAG CATGAAGAACAACGCagtctctgcttctgtctcacCTGTGCAAGAGACCAGACTGGTCCTGAAGCCTATAATGTCTGCCTCTGCCCATAATGATGAACCTTATGTCCCCTGTTTAAGAGGCAAGCATTCTCTTGGCGAACTTGTGCTTGTAGAAAAAAGCCCACGCGTGGAACCCAACGAAGAAAATCCCGCTGTTAGTCCAACCCCTGAATTGCAGCAAGATTTTAAATCCAAAGAAACATTTATATCTCCTACTCGCTCAACGTCTACCCCAAAATCATCACTGGGGTACCGTAGGAGAAGGAAGAGAATCAACAGACGCTGGGGAAATGCTCATGGAAGGGAATGGAAAGCTCCGTCTGCCTCCCCCACCGTACTTCACAGTCCATCGTTGACTGCTTCTATGCAGCCAGAGTTGGATGATGTAGAAGGCCTGCTGTTTGTGTCATTCAGCACAAAG GAAGCTTTAGAGGTTCACGTTGGAGATAAGCCAGTCAATAGTTTGTCATCTATATCCCCGGTTGCCCAAGCATCTCCAATGCCATTAAAAGAAACAG TGGAAGTGAACCCAGAGACTGATGAAGAGAAGATCGCCCGCTTGGAGACTCTCCTGATACAAGACCTCAAATCtttcaaacacagacaggtCATCCACCCTGTTTTACAGGAGG TGGGTTTGAAGCTAAGCTCCCTTGACCCCACCAAGTCAATAGACCTGCAGTATCTTGGGGTTCGTTTACCACTACCTCCACCGGACCTGCCAGAAAAGGACACCACAGCGCAGCCTG ATACAGGACTACCCTTTACCTCCAGGACTGGAAAGACAAGTGACATGACAAAAATTAAAGGATGGAGAAACAAGTTTATAAGAAAAAAAGATACATCTTCTAACTGTGATG GACAGCAAAAGAACCTTTCTGCATTTTGCAGTAACAGGTTAGATGAGTATTTGGAAAGTGAAGCCCAGCAAATCAGTGAGCGTGCTGCTGCCTTCTCAACAAGCCCAGAAGCCTCAGTGGCCTATCAGCTGCCAGCTAAAGGCTCCAGCTATGTCAAAACCCTGGACAGCATACTCAAGGAGCGAAAGCCCATTCCTCGATTCCCAGTGGGAGCCAACCGGCCTTGTCCACTCTCCTACAAGCCCCTTCTCTACTCTGCACTAgcagcaccacctcctcctctgcgcaGCCCTGCTGATCAAGCAGAAGCCCGGTCCATGCAGCAGTCGGCATCGTCATATACACAAGCAGACACTGAAAGAGCTCCTTCTGAGAGTGGCAACGCTCGATCTGTTTCACTGAA ATTACCTAAATGCCACCAAGGGATCAGCCAGAAACCAGCCTTTCTGCAGAACCAAGGAATGGCAAACAAACCTTCAAATCTCACTAAGTTCCAGCTTAaactgcagcagatggagataGAAACACAGAACCAGGGTCTGAGCAGAACACAGCTAACGCCTGACAGACTGTCTGTGGCCCTGTCTGTGATGCTGACAAAAGAG ATGCTTCCCAATCAGGTCTTAAAAGTAGCTCAGTATCAAAAACATGACGCCGACGGACTTGAATGTGGTCAGGAGTTCTGCAGActgggctgtgtgtgttccagtcTCAACCATTCAAACAGATTCCTCCACTGCCAACGTCCTGCATGCATGTTTGGCTGTGCCTGCTTTAAAAGCAGGATTaccaagcagatgtctgtgggGGAGACTGAATATGAGGGCCAGCCTGTTTACA CTATGACTAAATTGGATCATGAAGTGCAGCCTCGTCTAGGCTATTCTACTAAACTATGGAATCGTAATGTTCACAATGCAGATCCAGAGCCCCTCTTCATCCCCAATCGTCCACAGACCTTGGTTGTTTCAAAAGTCGTAAAGCGCTGCGGTGTGCCTCATCCAACCCAACCG ATGCGAGAAGAGGACAAGGATCCAGTTTATAGATACTTGGAGAGCATGATGACATGTGCACGTGTTAGACAGTTCAACAGCAAGCCTCCTCCAGTAGTTAACATACCAAATATACCTGATGCTCCTACAGAACCCACCACAACCACTGACAACCCTCCAAAGCAGTATTACAGAACAGTGACAACTGTTAAGAAAACAG AAAACACTACAGAAGATTCAACTGATAGTGAAAGTGAAGCAAGAACACAAATCCAAATTCAGTCCGCGTGTGACTGGACCAAAGACCGGAAAATGGTGATCGACGCATTATGTCGACGCATGAGTCAAAAAAAGCTGTCTCAGCGCTTTTATGCAGGACCATATCGCATCCGCCCAATCACGAAGATCTTCATGCGGAAACCCAGTGGTTCCATCGTCACCTACAGG GTACAAATCAGTAAACAATCAAAGGACAGTGATAGTGATGTGGATGAATTcaaagacagtgatgaggaaaagcatacaaacaaaaacttgaatgcagaggagaaggacgACCAAACAGAAGACTCTGAAATGTTGTTTGGGGTCATGCCATTGCTGAGTCGAGTTTTACCTGCTGGGAAACTAATAGCCTTGACAAAACCTTCAAACTGCCAGGCTCAAGGACTTATACAG GTAAATGGCAAGTCCTACAATCAAGCCAGACTGTTGCTCGGTAACATTGGCTCTCTACATCCAGCTAACCGCCTTGCAGCATACGTCACAGGCCGAATCCATGGTCCAGGCCATGTTATGTATAAAAATTTCCAGAAACCAGACCCTCTACAAAAAAGCAACGCTGAAAGTGCTGTGCGCATAAAAGCTGCAGGCACTGTAGTTCCACCAGTAATTACTGCCAGGAAGACCACCGAGCCAAAGATACCACACCAAGAACCAG CTCAATTGTTCCAGCTTGACTCTGTGAAAAGAGAAAGCACTGCATTTTCACAGCATTCACAAAATTCCACCATGTTTTTCTCAAACCAACGTAACCCAGTCAGTCCCTTCCAGAACAGATCCTCAACTTCTCCAGTGTCTCTCACCGTATCCCCCTCACTGAAAACACCCAGCTTTTTGGCACAGAGTGGGACTTACTCATTCAGGATCTGCCCACCTTCCAACCAGAGCACCAAAGGCCAAACCCTTCCTGGGGTTTCTCTGCCTGGGGGCTTTACCCTAATTCAACTCCCCAAACCTGTAGCTGgtgaagcagaaaaacaatCAGACAGTGTTAACCTCACTAACATAAGTGGTGTAGATGAAGACCAGGCACAAAAATGTTCTTTGCTTAATTTTGACCAGTCAGCTAACACAGCTAACACAAGTTGGCTTGGTTCAGGCACCTATAATGCAGTCAAAGAAGATGTGGAGGACACTCCGGTGGAGCGTGGCTCCTCTTTTGACCTGACTCACAAAGAGAAGACTTCGTCAGATAAGAGCAGACAGTCAAACCTGGACGTGGCTTCTGAAGCCTCAAGCTCCAACTCATCAGACTACagtggagatgatgatgat GATGAGATGGTGGATGTGGAGACTGTAGAGGACATTAAACAAGCTTCTGCCATTACGAAAATGAAACAAGCCGTTGCCAAGGTGTCACAGAAGTCACG AAATGTTTTGAGATCAGTAAAAGAACACAGCGTCCAG GATCAAGTCGACAGTGACGAGTCATTGGAAAGCACAAGGCGAAGGAACCATGTGGCACTAGAAAGGCTACGGCGATCTGAACAGCGCAGTCTCTTTGACAAACTCCAGACTGTTCTTCAGACTGACCCCAGGTCCCCCAGGCTCCGCCTCCTCTCGATG gctgTGAAGGAAATCCGAAATCTGGTTGCAACCTCCAAATACTTGGAGGATCAGAAGAAGCGCCTGATGCAGGTACAGGCGCTGTATATCAAGCGGCTGTCTCTTCTATCTG GGAAGTCATCGAAGCTGATTGAACACAAACTGAAAGAGATTTGCGAGAGGCAGAAGGtgagagagaagacgatgaaatGGAAGCCTTACTTTTCCCAACTTCTTCAGTCCAGAGCTGTTCTCCTGCAAGCCATTAGTTCCCAGGATAAGCTGAAGTCTCCGCCCCTGTTGCAACCTGACTTTGTCACAGCTTCACCTCAGACTGTTCCACTCCCATCTGCATCTATTAACAGTGACTCCCAAACGAGGCCTCAGCCCCAGCTCAACCTGCACGCGACCTTTGCTCAATCCAGTGCACAAACCAATGAAACCCTGCCGCAATCTCCAAAAGCGGTGTCTAGTCCGTCCCAGACCGCTGTTACTGCAGCCCCAGAGCAGTTGCAGAATCAGCCAAGTGAACCTGTTGCCTCATTCCACGTTGATCAactttggtcaacttttaaGGGCCAGGAAGTATCCGGACCTCCAGCCCAGATCACCACATCTGATTCCCAGTCTAAACCCTCCAGAGATCCAGAGAGAGATGCAGCCTCATCTAAGGATTCAACACCCATATCAACCAGTCCTTCAAAGTCTGTTACCCTTCCTCTGATACGCTCAAAGACCGGTAGAATTATACTTCCCTCATCTCTAAAACCAA GTGGTCAAGGTATTTATACATTAATGGTCgttaaagcaaagaaaaaaggCGAAGTAGATGAGATGAACTCTTCCACGAACGCGCCACCTTCTTATATGGACCCATCCAAGAACCTTGGAAAAGAAGAGAGGAGCTTATCAACAGGGGAACAACCTTTAGACTCAGAAAGTTGCAGTACGTTAGTGAAGGTCAAGACTGGATCAGAATTGAAACGAAAACAATCAGAGAAAAGCCCGGAGAGCAGCTCAGAGGcagatttaaaacaaacttTGTCAACTGCGTGCTTAAAATTCAAGCTTCTGCCTGCTGAAGTCAGGGATGAGCCCGAACCCAAGTCTGCTGAAGTCCCGCGCAGCAGAGGTCGACCCCCGAAGAGACTGATTCTTCCTGATGACAAGAAAGAACAGGTAGCGACCGGGAAAGATACCAGTACCCAAGCTGTAAAGAGCCCTGCAACAGTTAGCGGAGATGTTAGCGCAGACAGCCCTGTACCAGTAAAACGGAAAAGAGGGAGGCCCCCAAAGAGTGCATCGTCTAAAGCTTCAGCTAAAAAAGAGCATTGTGCATCTAAATCCACAGTCGTCCAATCGTACCGTAACATAAAACCCAAACCAAGCTTTGCAGAAAAGGACTTGCTGGGCAGTAGTACATCGCGGCCCCTGACCCGCGGTGCTCTAGGAAAAGACTTCCCCAGTGCTAAGAGGCGCTCCTGGATAGACGTGGAGAAGGAACTGGAAGCAGAGAATGTATTTGAATAG